From the genome of Halorussus caseinilyticus, one region includes:
- a CDS encoding integrin alpha gives MHSASGLARTDAADATGRASHEGGGPSGRVELGDADAEVVGAGRGDLAGWSVAAVGDVNGDGAADLLVGAPSYNATGEDTATGAVHIVYGGETDELSGTVSLAEADATLVGAGRGDLAGWSVAAVPNASESGDDGERNNGTGNGDGNDGGEKSGGEGDGNDD, from the coding sequence CTGCACTCGGCGTCGGGACTCGCGCGGACCGACGCCGCCGACGCGACGGGGCGCGCCTCCCACGAAGGCGGTGGTCCGTCCGGCCGGGTCGAACTCGGGGACGCAGACGCCGAAGTCGTCGGGGCGGGACGCGGCGACCTCGCCGGATGGTCGGTCGCCGCGGTCGGCGACGTGAACGGCGACGGCGCGGCCGACCTGCTGGTCGGCGCGCCGTCGTACAACGCGACCGGCGAGGACACCGCGACCGGCGCGGTCCACATCGTCTACGGCGGCGAGACGGACGAACTCTCGGGGACCGTCTCGCTGGCCGAGGCCGACGCGACCCTCGTCGGGGCGGGACGCGGCGACCTCGCCGGATGGTCGGTCGCCGCAGTGCCGAACGCGAGCGAGAGCGGCGACGACGGCGAGCGAAACAACGGAACTGGAAACGGGGACGGGAACGACGGCGGAGAGAAAAGCGGTGGCGAAGGCGACGGAAACGACGACTGA
- a CDS encoding glycosyltransferase family 4 protein, with protein sequence MRVAFVSETVAQHRGTGATRRIRRTAEALSGRGHDVVVCCAQWWDGDHDSFEQDGVTYRAVTDAPGEGRFAVALPAVLRAVDPDVIQATAADPTHVLAAKVASLFLRAPLVVDWYESPDTGDADDPRWRLAASVPDLVLTPSETVRTRVRELGADGEAVRVVPNGIDLNAIRAAPAREVADIVYSRRLDADANLESLLLALAELRDHDWSAVVIGDGPEREVYERQVRDLRIDDRVSFAGDQPLENRLAAFKGAHVYAQTARREAFPTDLLRALACGCAGVVEYHVESSAHELVEQQDRAFRTTSEQELTDALLTASEMDPMDYNENFADYDDEQVLDKYLTAYDEAKERMSWVEPAAVAGGVVLVVALLVVLVVLL encoded by the coding sequence ATGCGCGTCGCGTTCGTCTCGGAGACGGTGGCCCAACACCGCGGGACGGGGGCAACGCGACGAATCCGGCGCACTGCCGAGGCGCTCTCTGGCCGGGGCCACGACGTGGTTGTCTGTTGCGCGCAGTGGTGGGACGGCGACCACGACTCGTTCGAACAGGACGGCGTGACCTACCGGGCAGTCACCGACGCGCCCGGCGAGGGCCGATTCGCCGTCGCGCTCCCGGCAGTCCTCCGGGCCGTAGACCCGGACGTGATTCAGGCCACCGCCGCCGACCCGACACACGTCCTCGCCGCGAAAGTCGCCAGTCTCTTCCTCCGGGCACCGCTGGTCGTGGACTGGTACGAGTCGCCCGACACCGGTGACGCCGACGACCCGCGGTGGCGTCTCGCCGCGAGCGTCCCGGACCTCGTTCTCACGCCCTCCGAAACCGTCCGGACTCGCGTCCGGGAACTCGGCGCGGACGGCGAGGCGGTCCGGGTCGTCCCCAACGGCATCGACCTGAACGCAATCCGCGCGGCCCCGGCCCGCGAAGTCGCCGACATCGTTTACTCCCGGCGACTCGACGCCGACGCCAACCTCGAAAGCCTGCTTCTGGCGCTGGCCGAACTCCGGGACCACGACTGGTCGGCCGTCGTCATCGGCGACGGTCCCGAGCGCGAGGTGTACGAGCGGCAGGTCCGGGACCTGCGAATCGACGACCGGGTGTCGTTCGCTGGCGACCAACCGCTCGAAAACCGACTCGCGGCGTTCAAGGGCGCGCACGTCTACGCCCAGACCGCCCGCCGGGAGGCGTTCCCGACCGACTTGCTCCGGGCACTGGCGTGCGGGTGCGCGGGCGTCGTGGAGTACCACGTCGAGTCGAGCGCCCACGAACTGGTCGAACAGCAGGACCGCGCCTTCCGAACGACCAGCGAGCAGGAACTCACCGACGCCCTCCTCACCGCCAGCGAGATGGACCCGATGGACTACAACGAGAACTTCGCGGACTACGACGACGAGCAGGTGCTGGACAAGTACCTGACCGCCTACGACGAGGCGAAAGAGCGGATGAGTTGGGTCGAACCCGCGGCCGTCGCGGGCGGCGTCGTGTTGGTGGTGGCGCTACTGGTGGTTCTGGTCGTGTTGCTGTAA
- a CDS encoding DUF7344 domain-containing protein, producing MATESTRTSREEVFDAVKNLRRRYVLYYLQRYGGPVELGELAEQVAAWENDTSVSEISPSQRKSVYSALHQTHLPKLESAGVLEYEAEQSLVRTTDKAARLDLQLASDPQASLPWHRLYLGLAAVSLLVLASVWANLYPFTLLSGVQYALLVIAVFGVTALFHTHDLRRWRRRANNAAPDFILEVND from the coding sequence ATGGCAACTGAAAGCACACGGACTTCCCGCGAGGAAGTCTTCGACGCCGTGAAGAACCTCCGCCGTCGGTACGTACTCTACTACCTCCAGCGATACGGCGGTCCGGTGGAACTCGGCGAACTCGCCGAGCAAGTCGCGGCGTGGGAGAACGACACGTCCGTATCCGAGATTTCACCGAGCCAACGAAAGTCGGTGTACAGTGCGCTCCACCAGACCCACCTGCCGAAACTGGAGTCGGCGGGAGTTCTCGAGTACGAGGCCGAACAGAGTCTGGTCCGAACGACCGACAAGGCCGCCAGACTCGACCTGCAACTCGCCAGCGACCCGCAGGCCTCCCTCCCGTGGCACCGGTTGTACCTCGGACTCGCGGCGGTGAGCCTCCTCGTCCTCGCCTCGGTGTGGGCGAATCTCTACCCCTTCACGCTCCTCTCGGGCGTCCAGTATGCCCTGCTCGTCATCGCCGTGTTCGGCGTGACGGCGCTGTTCCACACCCACGACCTGCGGCGCTGGCGACGACGCGCGAACAACGCCGCGCCGGACTTCATCCTCGAAGTGAACGACTGA